In a single window of the Rhizobium tropici CIAT 899 genome:
- a CDS encoding transporter substrate-binding domain-containing protein: MNTNRRKFLGLALATATFAAVGAAAATAASVEEIKSKGTLVVGIQGDNAPWGFVNSSGKQDGFDADVATLFAKELGVKVQFQPLAVANRIPALTTGKVDILFATMAMTEERAKAIQYSKPYAANTISLYAAKADAVKSPADLAGWEIGVPKSSSQDKAVTDAVGSKATVRRFDDDAATIQALISGQVKAVGGNQFYGQRLDAASAGTYERKIDFLTTYNGVGTRLGEKDWNETVNAFLDKIKGNGELAAITKKWMAIDLPKFPESIPNIPFTVK, from the coding sequence ATGAATACCAATCGTCGGAAATTTCTCGGTCTAGCGCTGGCGACCGCTACCTTCGCCGCCGTTGGCGCTGCGGCAGCCACTGCGGCATCTGTTGAGGAGATCAAGTCGAAGGGAACGCTCGTCGTGGGCATTCAGGGCGACAACGCGCCTTGGGGCTTTGTGAACTCGAGCGGCAAACAGGACGGCTTCGATGCCGATGTGGCGACGCTGTTCGCCAAGGAGCTCGGCGTGAAAGTTCAGTTCCAACCGCTCGCGGTAGCGAACCGTATTCCCGCATTGACGACCGGTAAGGTCGATATTCTCTTCGCCACGATGGCGATGACGGAAGAGCGCGCCAAGGCGATCCAGTACAGCAAACCTTATGCGGCCAACACGATTTCGCTTTATGCCGCCAAAGCCGACGCCGTGAAATCGCCGGCCGATTTGGCTGGTTGGGAAATAGGCGTGCCGAAGTCCAGCTCGCAGGACAAGGCCGTAACCGACGCGGTCGGATCGAAGGCCACCGTCCGCCGCTTCGACGATGACGCGGCCACTATCCAGGCCCTGATCTCCGGACAGGTAAAGGCAGTGGGCGGCAATCAGTTCTACGGGCAGAGGCTCGATGCAGCCAGTGCGGGCACATATGAACGAAAGATCGACTTCCTGACGACTTACAACGGCGTGGGAACGCGACTTGGCGAGAAGGACTGGAACGAGACCGTCAACGCCTTCCTCGACAAGATCAAGGGCAATGGTGAACTCGCAGCCATCACCAAGAAGTGGATGGCAATCGATCTTCCCAAGTTCCCTGAATCCATCCCCAACATCCCGTTTACGGTCAAGTAA
- a CDS encoding amino acid ABC transporter permease: MGPIGENELFFILQGLKWTVLLAVIGFIGGGVFGILIALARTSKHQFARLASSGYIALFQGTPLLMQLFVVYYGVALLGIDVNAWVAVAIAFTLHASAFLGEIWRGSIEAVPKGQTEAANALGLHYVSRMKDVVLPQALKISMPATIGFLVQLIKGTSLAAIVGFIELTRAGQIISNQTYRPLLVFGIVGIIYFMICWPLSHVGSGLEKRMAKAAR, translated from the coding sequence ATGGGTCCCATCGGCGAAAATGAGCTGTTCTTCATCCTGCAAGGTCTAAAATGGACCGTATTGCTGGCGGTTATCGGTTTCATCGGCGGAGGCGTGTTCGGCATTTTGATCGCGCTTGCGCGCACGTCCAAGCATCAGTTCGCCCGGCTTGCATCATCCGGCTATATCGCGCTCTTCCAGGGCACGCCGCTCCTGATGCAGCTCTTTGTCGTCTACTACGGCGTTGCCTTGCTTGGCATCGACGTCAACGCCTGGGTCGCTGTCGCGATCGCGTTCACTCTCCACGCAAGCGCCTTCCTCGGCGAGATATGGCGCGGTTCGATTGAAGCCGTTCCCAAAGGGCAGACCGAAGCCGCGAACGCTCTCGGCCTGCATTACGTCTCCCGAATGAAGGACGTGGTTTTGCCACAGGCTTTGAAGATTTCGATGCCTGCGACCATCGGCTTTCTCGTGCAGCTCATCAAGGGGACGTCGCTTGCTGCGATCGTGGGCTTCATCGAGCTGACCCGGGCTGGCCAGATCATATCGAACCAGACCTACCGCCCGCTGCTCGTCTTCGGGATCGTCGGAATAATCTACTTCATGATTTGCTGGCCTCTTTCCCACGTCGGAAGCGGCCTTGAGAAACGGATGGCAAAAGCCGCCCGCTAA
- a CDS encoding amino acid ABC transporter permease — protein sequence MGYRFDFGAVFDRAPELFWGSLGTLGLAFAGMLLALVIGILGVAARTSKTRWVRAPVIAFVEVVRNTPFLVQIFFIYFALPLMGIRLNPTVTAIIALGINGGAYAIEIIRGGVESISKGQIEAGFALGLHKADVFRLVVLKPALRAIYPSLTSQFVMLTLTTSVCTSIAAYELTSAAQRIESDTFRSFEVYFTVTAIYLVISSLMMGIFALISRSYFNYPTR from the coding sequence ATGGGTTACAGGTTTGATTTCGGCGCGGTCTTCGACCGCGCCCCGGAATTGTTTTGGGGTTCGCTCGGAACGTTGGGTCTCGCCTTCGCCGGGATGCTGCTCGCTCTCGTGATCGGAATCCTGGGCGTTGCAGCAAGAACGTCGAAGACCAGGTGGGTTCGCGCTCCGGTGATCGCGTTCGTCGAAGTCGTCCGCAACACGCCGTTCCTGGTGCAGATCTTCTTCATCTACTTCGCCCTCCCGCTTATGGGCATCCGCCTGAACCCGACGGTCACCGCAATCATCGCGCTGGGGATCAACGGAGGCGCCTACGCTATCGAGATCATCCGCGGCGGCGTTGAGAGCATCAGCAAGGGGCAGATCGAAGCCGGTTTTGCGCTCGGGCTGCACAAGGCCGACGTCTTCCGGCTCGTCGTTCTGAAGCCGGCACTGCGAGCGATCTACCCCTCTTTGACGAGCCAGTTCGTGATGCTGACCTTGACCACGTCAGTGTGCACCTCGATCGCCGCATATGAGCTGACTTCCGCGGCACAGCGCATCGAGTCGGATACGTTCCGAAGCTTCGAAGTCTACTTCACCGTGACCGCAATCTACCTGGTCATCTCAAGCCTGATGATGGGAATCTTCGCCCTGATCTCCCGTTCTTACTTCAACTATCCGACTCGATAG
- a CDS encoding sugar phosphate isomerase/epimerase family protein, whose product MVTPGSKSEQQIGVAHFSAITLTPSDFAKAAAGAGFSRIGLRLNPAFPGAPYYELPVGRRAAEELKAVLRGEALEVFDIEFFVIDPSFNASSLEPVVAAAANIGAQRLSVCGDDPEQNRLQSNFTEFCDLASGYGLAVDIENMGWRTVRTFADSVDLLKSSGASNAGALVDGVHFFRNGGTLTSLRDEIDRVKHVQLCDVIGPAPSTAEAMIAEARGKRLAPGEGELPLGELVAMVNGAASVSVEVPLSGSADAEEHLKRLFEGALRIFKPGQ is encoded by the coding sequence ATGGTGACGCCTGGATCGAAATCAGAGCAACAGATTGGCGTAGCGCACTTTTCTGCCATCACCCTGACGCCGAGCGATTTTGCGAAGGCTGCAGCGGGGGCGGGCTTTTCCAGAATTGGGCTGAGGCTGAATCCGGCATTTCCTGGAGCGCCGTACTACGAACTGCCGGTAGGCCGCCGCGCAGCGGAAGAACTGAAAGCCGTATTGCGCGGCGAAGCGCTCGAGGTTTTCGATATCGAGTTCTTTGTCATCGACCCATCCTTCAACGCCTCGTCTCTGGAGCCCGTAGTGGCCGCGGCTGCCAATATCGGGGCCCAGCGTCTAAGCGTGTGCGGCGACGATCCGGAACAGAACAGGCTGCAGTCGAACTTCACCGAATTCTGCGATCTTGCAAGCGGCTACGGATTGGCAGTCGATATCGAGAACATGGGTTGGCGGACGGTCAGAACCTTCGCTGACAGCGTCGATCTCCTGAAATCGAGTGGCGCGTCCAATGCCGGCGCACTCGTTGACGGAGTTCATTTCTTCAGGAACGGCGGAACGTTGACGTCGCTGCGCGACGAGATCGACAGGGTCAAGCATGTCCAGTTGTGCGACGTCATCGGACCCGCTCCGAGCACGGCGGAGGCCATGATCGCTGAGGCCCGAGGCAAGCGTCTTGCCCCTGGCGAGGGCGAATTGCCCTTGGGCGAACTGGTCGCAATGGTCAACGGGGCAGCATCGGTCTCGGTCGAAGTACCTCTTTCAGGCTCGGCAGACGCGGAGGAGCATTTGAAACGCCTGTTCGAAGGGGCCTTACGAATATTTAAGCCGGGTCAGTGA
- a CDS encoding GntR family transcriptional regulator — translation MSSADDSASAPMTDEETASAGFSDDGKNTIGSQLASRLREAIISGELEAGSKINLDKARRTFNVSLSPLREGLARLISDGLVEFQDNRGYRVAPISLANLEEITTLREELEVFALRESMRIGDVEWESNIMRSLHRLNRTDRDASRPETLEQWETLHREFHLTLISGCGKPLLLHFCGLLLNLNDRYRRVFLIRTSGDRNVGQEHSEIAQGAVARDIEYATEKLRQHIHRTGTNLRNHLATKGIV, via the coding sequence GCCGACGACAGCGCCTCTGCGCCAATGACAGACGAGGAGACGGCGTCCGCGGGTTTTTCCGATGATGGCAAGAACACCATCGGAAGCCAGTTGGCGTCGCGTCTGCGCGAGGCGATCATTTCCGGTGAGCTGGAGGCCGGCAGCAAGATCAATCTCGACAAGGCGCGCCGCACGTTCAACGTCAGCTTAAGCCCTCTGAGGGAGGGGCTTGCCCGTTTGATCTCCGACGGCCTGGTGGAATTTCAGGACAATCGCGGCTATCGCGTAGCTCCGATCTCGCTGGCGAATCTGGAAGAAATCACGACGCTCCGCGAAGAGCTCGAAGTCTTCGCGCTGCGGGAATCCATGCGCATCGGCGATGTCGAGTGGGAGAGCAATATAATGCGCTCGCTCCATCGCCTGAACCGCACGGATCGAGATGCCTCGCGGCCCGAGACGCTCGAGCAATGGGAGACTCTTCACCGGGAATTCCATCTCACGCTCATTTCCGGTTGCGGCAAACCGCTTCTGCTGCATTTCTGCGGCCTCTTGCTGAACTTGAATGACCGATACCGCAGGGTCTTCCTCATCAGGACTTCCGGCGACCGGAACGTCGGGCAGGAGCACAGCGAGATTGCGCAAGGAGCGGTCGCGCGGGATATCGAATACGCTACCGAGAAACTGCGACAGCACATCCACCGCACCGGGACGAACCTTCGAAATCATCTCGCGACGAAAGGGATCGTGTGA